From Candidatus Manganitrophus morganii, the proteins below share one genomic window:
- a CDS encoding TonB-dependent receptor has protein sequence MTIRRGIVLHHVRRILAEALFLTVVLLLIENRPLAWGQEVSHATNSQDALTELSLEELMNVEIVTYSKSPIKWFNTPAAIFVITQEDIRRSGVTSVPEALRMAPGVQVARINANQWAIGIRGFTSRLSRSILVLIDGRSVYNPLFAGVYWEVQDLLLEDIERIEVIRGPGGVIWGANAVNGVINIITKHSKETQGGLVTLGAGTEERGFGGVRYGGRSGEELHYRVYAKYFDRDAGFHQDGVDFDDWRMGQAGFRTDLDITDRDAFTLQGDFYTGEAGQRTTFGIYTPPFSQTVLRDADLSGGNLLFRWGHVRSERSDWTLKVYYDYTNREEANFEEERHTLDFDFQHHLRLIKSQALNWGAGYRLNSDDTSGVETVEFIPADRTDAIYSAFVQYQIGFIDDRVVLTLGSKFEHNDYSGFELQPSGRALWKPTETQVVWSAVTRAVRTPTRLEHDLALSGILDPATNTFGRVLPNESFESETMIAYELGYRVQPQPRLSFTSTTFYNKYANLSTLEMGAPSFTEAAPPGPDRVIVPFFFTNQMDGHTYGVELMTDWQAKEWWRVNFIYSFLQIHLNAQAGFPTRESSEAGTEGSSPHHQAGLRSMIDLPGNLEFDWFLRYVDRLPAQVVKRYYNLDLRLGWHPTEKVELSVVGQNLLDQQHAEFARGVVEVQRGVYAKVTVQWE, from the coding sequence ATGACCATCCGAAGGGGGATCGTTCTTCACCACGTCCGGCGCATTCTGGCGGAGGCGCTCTTTCTCACGGTGGTTCTGCTCCTGATCGAAAACCGGCCCCTCGCCTGGGGTCAAGAAGTCTCCCACGCCACAAATTCCCAAGACGCTCTCACGGAACTCAGTCTCGAAGAACTGATGAACGTGGAGATCGTCACCTACTCCAAAAGTCCGATCAAATGGTTCAATACCCCGGCGGCGATCTTTGTGATCACGCAGGAAGACATCCGCCGCTCCGGCGTCACCTCCGTTCCGGAGGCGCTGCGGATGGCCCCCGGCGTTCAGGTCGCCCGGATCAATGCAAATCAGTGGGCAATCGGGATCCGGGGATTCACCAGCCGGCTCTCCCGATCGATCCTGGTATTGATCGACGGGCGGAGCGTCTACAATCCCCTCTTTGCCGGCGTCTACTGGGAGGTGCAGGATCTGCTGCTGGAAGACATCGAACGGATCGAAGTGATCCGCGGGCCGGGGGGGGTCATCTGGGGGGCGAACGCGGTCAACGGGGTGATTAACATCATCACCAAACACTCAAAAGAGACCCAGGGGGGATTGGTCACGCTCGGAGCCGGGACGGAAGAGCGCGGCTTCGGCGGGGTTCGTTATGGAGGAAGGTCCGGCGAAGAGCTCCATTACCGGGTCTATGCAAAATACTTCGATCGGGATGCCGGCTTTCATCAAGACGGAGTCGATTTCGACGACTGGCGGATGGGCCAGGCGGGGTTTCGCACCGATCTCGATATAACGGACCGCGACGCCTTCACCCTCCAAGGAGATTTTTACACCGGGGAGGCGGGGCAGCGGACCACGTTCGGAATCTACACCCCCCCTTTCTCGCAAACGGTCTTAAGAGACGCCGATCTCTCCGGCGGGAATCTTTTGTTCCGCTGGGGCCACGTCCGGAGCGAGCGGTCCGACTGGACGTTGAAGGTCTATTATGATTATACGAACCGGGAAGAGGCGAACTTCGAGGAAGAGCGGCACACCCTCGATTTTGATTTTCAGCACCACCTTCGATTGATCAAAAGTCAGGCGCTGAATTGGGGGGCCGGCTACCGGCTTAACTCGGACGATACAAGCGGCGTCGAGACGGTGGAATTTATCCCCGCGGACCGGACCGATGCGATCTATAGCGCCTTCGTCCAGTACCAGATCGGTTTTATCGATGACCGGGTGGTTCTGACCCTCGGCTCCAAGTTCGAGCACAACGACTACAGCGGGTTCGAGCTCCAGCCGAGTGGAAGAGCGCTTTGGAAGCCGACCGAAACACAGGTGGTCTGGAGCGCCGTGACCCGGGCCGTCCGGACCCCGACCCGGCTGGAGCATGATTTGGCGCTCTCCGGCATCCTGGATCCGGCCACGAATACGTTTGGCCGCGTCCTTCCGAACGAGTCATTTGAATCGGAGACGATGATCGCCTATGAGCTCGGATATAGGGTTCAACCGCAGCCCCGGCTCTCTTTTACTTCGACCACATTCTATAACAAGTATGCGAACCTTTCGACCCTGGAGATGGGGGCCCCGTCATTCACCGAGGCGGCCCCTCCCGGCCCCGACAGGGTGATCGTCCCGTTTTTCTTCACCAATCAGATGGACGGTCATACCTACGGCGTGGAGTTGATGACCGACTGGCAGGCGAAGGAGTGGTGGCGGGTCAACTTCATCTACTCGTTCCTCCAAATCCACCTGAATGCGCAAGCCGGTTTTCCAACCCGGGAAAGCAGCGAAGCGGGAACGGAAGGGTCGAGCCCGCATCATCAGGCGGGGCTCCGCTCGATGATCGATTTGCCGGGGAACCTGGAGTTTGATTGGTTTCTCCGGTATGTCGACCGCCTTCCCGCCCAGGTAGTGAAGCGATATTATAACCTCGATCTCCGGCTCGGCTGGCATCCGACGGAGAAAGTGGAACTCTCGGTCGTCGGCCAAAACCTGCTCGATCAGCAGCATGCGGAATTCGCTCGGGGCGTCGTCGAAGTGCAACGCGGCGTTTATGCGAAAGTAACCGTTCAATGGGAATAA
- the nth gene encoding endonuclease III codes for MNQVKSTIHLKNTEQKKKAAQLVAELKKLYPEAKTVLRHADPWELYIAVVLSAQTTDKKVNEVTERLFKKYKTLDDYVNADPEAFEREIKSVNFYRNKAKSILRAAKIVKEQFAGKVPRTMEALRTLPGAGRKTANVIQAQAYGVAEGIAVDTHVKRLARRWGLTNETDPDKIERDLMAILPEEEWVHFNFRVVDYGRDYCPARPHPHEACPLSRFG; via the coding sequence ATGAATCAAGTGAAGTCGACCATTCATTTAAAAAACACCGAGCAGAAGAAGAAAGCCGCTCAGCTCGTGGCTGAATTAAAAAAGCTCTATCCCGAGGCGAAGACGGTGCTCCGCCACGCCGATCCCTGGGAGCTTTACATCGCGGTGGTTCTCTCGGCGCAGACAACCGATAAAAAGGTCAATGAGGTGACCGAGCGGCTTTTCAAGAAATACAAAACGCTCGACGACTACGTGAATGCCGACCCGGAAGCGTTCGAGCGGGAGATCAAGTCGGTCAACTTCTACCGGAATAAAGCGAAGAGCATCCTAAGGGCGGCCAAAATCGTGAAGGAGCAGTTCGCCGGGAAGGTCCCGCGGACGATGGAGGCGCTCCGGACCCTCCCCGGTGCGGGGCGCAAGACGGCCAATGTGATCCAGGCGCAGGCCTACGGCGTGGCCGAGGGAATCGCGGTCGATACCCATGTCAAGCGCCTTGCCCGGCGGTGGGGGCTGACGAACGAGACCGACCCCGATAAGATCGAGCGGGATCTGATGGCGATTTTACCCGAAGAGGAATGGGTCCATTTCAATTTTCGCGTCGTCGATTATGGACGGGACTATTGCCCCGCGCGGCCTCATCCTCACGAGGCCTGCCCGCTGAGCCGGTTTGGTTAG
- a CDS encoding phosphosulfolactate synthase gives MAQAQPKKEERAFSFIRMNERAGKPRTRGITEIRGPYYTPMGKRYLEDVLETMGSYVDALKFAGGSFSLMPRRAVKELLDLCHSHNVVVSTGGFIEYVLTQGPQAVDRYIEECKALGFDIVEISSGFIVVPTDDLLRLVEKVQKAGLKAKPEVGIQFGAGGATASAELQEEGTRDPEWAIMQAQRFIDAGAYQIMIESEGITENVPTWRTDVVAKIVRALGLEKPMFEAADPEVFAWYIKNYGPDVNLFVDHSQIVQLESLRSGIWGTKSLWGRVVTYQPKAA, from the coding sequence ATGGCTCAAGCACAGCCGAAAAAAGAGGAGCGGGCGTTCTCGTTTATCCGGATGAACGAACGCGCAGGAAAGCCGCGCACGCGCGGTATTACCGAGATCCGCGGTCCTTATTATACGCCGATGGGGAAGCGCTACCTTGAAGATGTCTTGGAGACGATGGGGAGCTATGTCGACGCGCTCAAGTTCGCGGGGGGCTCTTTCAGCTTAATGCCCCGGCGGGCCGTCAAAGAACTTCTCGATCTGTGCCATTCGCACAACGTCGTCGTCTCCACCGGCGGCTTCATCGAATATGTTCTCACTCAAGGCCCGCAGGCGGTCGACCGGTATATCGAAGAGTGCAAGGCGCTCGGGTTCGACATCGTCGAGATCTCCAGCGGTTTCATCGTCGTTCCGACCGACGATCTTCTCCGTCTTGTCGAGAAGGTCCAGAAGGCGGGGCTTAAAGCGAAGCCGGAGGTCGGGATTCAGTTCGGCGCCGGCGGGGCGACCGCTTCGGCGGAGCTTCAGGAGGAGGGGACCCGCGATCCCGAGTGGGCCATTATGCAGGCGCAGCGGTTCATCGACGCCGGGGCGTATCAAATCATGATCGAGTCGGAGGGGATTACCGAAAATGTCCCGACCTGGCGGACCGATGTCGTCGCCAAGATCGTCCGCGCATTGGGGCTGGAGAAGCCGATGTTCGAAGCGGCCGACCCGGAGGTCTTCGCCTGGTACATCAAGAACTACGGCCCGGATGTGAACCTCTTCGTCGATCACAGCCAGATCGTCCAGCTCGAATCACTCCGATCGGGGATCTGGGGAACGAAGAGCCTCTGGGGCCGGGTCGTGACCTATCAGCCGAAAGCGGCATGA
- a CDS encoding pirin family protein, with product MIQLRRKEEIFHVEEEWFSADWHFSFDGYVDPENTLFGTLRVFNVDTLIPGAVWPMHPHRDIEVITYCVAGAFEHADSLGQDGVLWPGDVQHTTVGSGVEHSEINHSDKNPMTFIQVWILPWKSGLTPHVEQRHIRKEERLHRFLPVVSNRSPGALPIEQNAEAYAAALTAGDRIDHRLEPGDGIYFYVISGAVSLNGQALNAGDAAKVREEPAQESELFMVGVTL from the coding sequence ATGATTCAACTCCGACGGAAAGAAGAGATCTTCCATGTCGAGGAGGAGTGGTTCTCCGCCGATTGGCACTTTTCCTTCGATGGTTATGTCGACCCGGAAAACACATTGTTCGGAACGCTGCGGGTCTTCAATGTCGATACGCTGATTCCCGGCGCCGTCTGGCCGATGCACCCCCACCGAGATATCGAAGTGATCACCTATTGCGTCGCGGGGGCGTTCGAGCATGCCGACAGCCTTGGCCAGGACGGTGTCCTTTGGCCGGGAGACGTCCAGCATACGACGGTGGGAAGCGGCGTCGAGCATTCGGAGATCAATCATTCCGACAAAAATCCGATGACTTTCATCCAGGTCTGGATTCTCCCCTGGAAGAGCGGGTTAACCCCCCATGTGGAGCAGCGGCATATTCGGAAAGAGGAGCGGCTCCATCGATTTTTACCGGTGGTCTCCAACCGCTCTCCCGGGGCGCTTCCGATCGAGCAGAATGCCGAGGCCTATGCGGCCGCGCTGACGGCCGGGGATCGGATCGATCACCGATTGGAGCCGGGCGACGGGATTTACTTTTACGTTATCTCCGGGGCCGTTTCTCTGAACGGACAAGCGCTCAACGCCGGCGATGCGGCAAAGGTCCGGGAGGAGCCGGCGCAGGAGAGTGAGCTCTTCATGGTGGGGGTGACCCTTTGA
- a CDS encoding archaemetzincin family Zn-dependent metalloprotease, translating to MHSIVIVPFGDVPKTLLDFLTEELGFRFGTEVRLSAAEPIPEGAFDRNRNQYRSSLFLRRLEEERQDEDRQETERRLGIVNVDLYNPESDRVLGEADPVDRVAVVSLASLHPETEALPEEDLRFRTRVLKEAVHELGHTYQLEHCGNPKCVMSFSNALDDLDRKSAGFCMAHQSKLKREAEAKLKRR from the coding sequence GTGCATTCGATCGTAATCGTGCCGTTCGGCGATGTTCCGAAAACGCTGCTCGATTTTCTGACGGAGGAACTTGGCTTCCGTTTCGGGACGGAGGTGCGGCTCTCCGCCGCCGAGCCGATCCCGGAAGGGGCTTTCGACCGGAACCGGAATCAATACCGCTCGTCGCTTTTCCTCCGCCGGCTTGAGGAGGAACGGCAGGATGAAGACCGGCAAGAGACGGAGCGGCGGCTCGGCATCGTCAATGTCGATCTCTACAATCCCGAATCGGACCGGGTCCTCGGCGAGGCCGATCCGGTCGACCGGGTGGCCGTGGTCTCCCTCGCCTCCCTTCATCCGGAAACGGAGGCGCTTCCCGAAGAGGATCTCCGTTTCCGGACGCGGGTTCTCAAAGAGGCGGTCCATGAGCTGGGGCATACCTATCAGCTCGAGCATTGCGGGAACCCGAAGTGCGTCATGTCCTTCTCCAACGCCCTGGACGACCTCGATCGAAAAAGCGCCGGTTTCTGTATGGCGCATCAATCGAAGCTGAAGCGCGAAGCTGAAGCGAAGTTGAAGCGACGATAG
- a CDS encoding DEAD/DEAH box helicase has translation MSFEEMGLAPEIVRAVKSRGYENPTPIQIQAIPIIMMGKDLTGCAQTGTGKTAGFTLPILHRLREGKSPSLRALVLVPTRELAAQVDESIRTYGRFLRLKNEVIFGGVGIRPQKDALRRGIDILVATPGRLLDHMRQGTVNFRNLEVLVLDEADRMLDMGFLPDVRTIIKALPKQRQTLFFSATLSGEVKKLADEILNNPQRIEVAPQGTPAEGIRQVVYPVDTGRKRDLLIHLMELEKMSQVLVFTRTKHRANDIASHLTKKGKKVAALHSDKSQGARTQALEQFRRGAIQVLVATNIAARGLDVKGITHVVNYELPEAPEDYVHRIGRTARAQGTGDAISLMSPAERGSLRDIERLIGSKIPQVLVAGFEVKETADKSKPAAKKPFQSQRKKENGWKENGFKKRTKRW, from the coding sequence ATGTCATTTGAAGAAATGGGGCTCGCCCCCGAAATTGTTCGCGCCGTGAAATCGAGAGGTTATGAGAACCCCACACCGATTCAGATACAGGCCATCCCGATCATTATGATGGGGAAAGACCTCACCGGCTGCGCGCAGACCGGCACCGGGAAAACGGCCGGTTTTACCCTTCCGATCCTACACCGGCTGCGGGAAGGAAAATCGCCCTCGCTTCGGGCGCTGGTGCTGGTGCCGACGCGGGAGCTGGCGGCGCAGGTCGATGAGAGCATCCGGACCTACGGGCGCTTCCTTCGGCTCAAAAACGAGGTGATTTTCGGCGGGGTCGGCATCCGCCCGCAGAAAGACGCGCTCCGGCGGGGGATCGATATCCTCGTTGCCACCCCGGGACGGCTGCTCGATCACATGCGCCAGGGAACCGTCAACTTTAGAAATCTGGAAGTACTGGTGCTGGATGAGGCCGACCGGATGCTCGACATGGGATTCCTCCCCGATGTCCGGACGATCATCAAGGCCCTCCCGAAGCAGCGGCAGACCCTTTTCTTCTCGGCCACCCTTTCCGGAGAGGTGAAGAAGCTCGCCGATGAGATCTTAAACAATCCCCAACGGATCGAAGTGGCGCCGCAGGGAACCCCGGCGGAGGGGATTCGCCAGGTCGTCTACCCGGTCGATACCGGAAGAAAGCGCGACCTGTTGATTCATCTGATGGAGCTGGAGAAAATGAGCCAGGTCCTCGTCTTCACCCGGACGAAACACCGCGCCAACGATATCGCCTCCCATCTCACGAAGAAGGGGAAGAAGGTCGCCGCGCTTCACAGCGACAAGAGCCAGGGAGCGCGGACCCAGGCGCTGGAGCAATTCCGGCGCGGGGCGATTCAGGTCCTGGTGGCGACCAACATCGCCGCGCGCGGACTGGATGTAAAGGGGATCACCCACGTGGTGAATTATGAGCTGCCGGAGGCGCCGGAGGATTATGTCCACCGGATCGGGCGGACCGCCCGCGCCCAGGGAACGGGTGATGCGATCTCGCTGATGTCCCCCGCGGAGCGGGGAAGCCTGCGCGACATCGAACGGCTGATCGGGTCCAAAATCCCACAGGTTCTGGTGGCCGGATTCGAAGTGAAGGAAACCGCGGACAAATCGAAGCCGGCGGCGAAGAAGCCGTTTCAATCGCAGCGAAAAAAAGAAAACGGATGGAAAGAAAACGGCTTCAAGAAGCGGACGAAGCGGTGGTAA
- a CDS encoding protease complex subunit PrcB family protein: protein MNRNSTTRGRGFFWLLWAVIFAVSACAASKVKYSIIDQGVHSGKQSPSLQFEVVDREALFETLFAEIHSGRLPPPSPPKIDFEKSLVVFVSTEEKPSAGYRIVVDEVTRDDETLRVKIRVEAPPADQFQATVMTRPYVLIKIKTEPGIEKIALVDDKGNVVQSLPIR from the coding sequence GTGAACAGGAACAGCACCACCCGCGGCCGGGGATTTTTTTGGCTCCTCTGGGCGGTCATCTTCGCCGTGAGCGCCTGCGCCGCTTCCAAGGTGAAATACAGCATTATCGACCAAGGGGTCCATTCCGGAAAGCAATCCCCTTCTCTTCAATTCGAGGTCGTCGACCGGGAAGCGCTGTTTGAGACGCTCTTCGCGGAAATCCATTCCGGCCGGCTTCCTCCGCCGTCTCCCCCCAAGATTGATTTCGAAAAGTCGCTCGTCGTTTTTGTCTCCACGGAAGAGAAGCCGTCGGCGGGATACCGGATCGTTGTCGATGAAGTGACCCGAGACGATGAGACCTTGCGTGTGAAAATCAGGGTAGAGGCGCCCCCCGCGGACCAATTCCAGGCGACCGTGATGACCCGGCCGTACGTCCTGATCAAAATCAAAACAGAGCCCGGGATTGAAAAGATCGCCCTGGTCGACGACAAAGGCAACGTGGTTCAGTCGCTCCCCATTCGGTAA
- a CDS encoding S8 family serine peptidase translates to MQRDLCNPTAPAGRRLFPFSYLIISFLIGSLALAGCGGGGGGGSNNNPPVPTTGTASGKLTIPPDNTVEAEPNDDVDQAQPASNTLTVSGNASETDPHVFVISPNDVPIPDLFRLNASEPVRITLSIGANDLDVNDLDLVLIDASEETIVEASAGLISTELIEITSQMILDTGGDFLVGVVAFAGQSAYVLDFSSVEGLSAASEPIPPGAEFAPGEILVKLKDDPSGARRKSNGFAVRHGLTPKRSLPQEVELMQVIPPAPRLQKGAAGSKSKFRTEKSEANELKALMIDTIWRLRRDPDVVYAEPNFIRKHFFTPNDTHFGKQWHYELINLPQAWDVTQGSSNVIVAVLDTGVLVGHPDLSARLISGFDFVDNDTNANDDGDDPRGESSSFHGTHVAGTIGAETHNNSGVAGVTRQTQIMPLRVLGEGGGTDADIAEAILHAAGGEDENASKLAHIINMSLGGQGFSQTMQNAINKAREKGVIVVAAAGNENTSALTSPAGLDGVISVSAVDLNATKAPYSNFGSRVDVAAPGGNSGADLNGDGFQDGVLSTQGNDAGEFGFRFLQGTSMAAPHVAGVIALMLAVNPTLTPTDIDQLLAGTHPGTTQRITRDLGATGRDDLYGHGLIDAALAVQAAGVVQGGGTPATAPILSVSTTSLDFNNYINTLQINITNPGIGTLNITEITDDAPWLTVSPTSGTAPLTVNAAVDRTGLADGNYTATITITSDAPQNPTATVTVEMTVGGETLGNVGTVFVLVVDEAFETVSETATSRAQNYTFTLPETPPGTYTIVAGTDRDDDGFICDLEDACGSFPEPVTVTAGEERSGIEILVGDLVSPQRAKAAPGGTPGKKFRRLQ, encoded by the coding sequence ATGCAGAGAGACCTTTGCAACCCCACAGCGCCGGCCGGCCGGCGTCTGTTTCCTTTTTCTTATTTGATCATCAGCTTTTTGATCGGATCACTGGCACTCGCCGGTTGTGGCGGGGGGGGCGGGGGTGGGAGCAACAATAATCCGCCGGTACCGACGACCGGGACCGCCTCCGGCAAGCTGACCATTCCCCCCGACAACACGGTGGAGGCGGAGCCGAACGATGATGTCGATCAGGCACAGCCGGCTTCCAATACGCTCACCGTTTCCGGAAACGCATCCGAAACGGACCCCCACGTCTTCGTTATTTCGCCCAACGATGTGCCGATCCCCGACCTATTCCGCCTCAACGCCTCAGAACCGGTCCGGATCACCCTCAGCATCGGGGCCAATGATCTCGACGTGAACGATCTTGATTTGGTCCTGATCGATGCCTCTGAAGAGACAATTGTCGAAGCCTCCGCCGGACTGATTTCGACGGAGTTGATCGAGATTACATCTCAGATGATACTAGACACAGGGGGAGATTTCCTGGTGGGGGTGGTCGCCTTTGCAGGCCAGAGCGCCTATGTCCTCGACTTTTCCTCCGTGGAGGGATTGTCGGCCGCATCGGAGCCGATTCCGCCCGGGGCCGAATTTGCTCCCGGCGAGATACTCGTGAAGCTAAAGGATGATCCATCGGGAGCCCGGCGAAAGAGCAATGGTTTCGCGGTCCGTCATGGCCTGACACCGAAGCGATCGCTTCCGCAGGAAGTCGAGTTAATGCAGGTGATCCCTCCCGCCCCGCGGTTACAAAAGGGCGCGGCGGGCTCAAAATCAAAATTCAGAACGGAGAAGAGCGAGGCGAATGAGCTGAAGGCGCTGATGATCGATACGATCTGGCGACTGCGAAGAGACCCCGACGTGGTCTACGCCGAACCCAATTTCATCCGGAAGCACTTCTTTACTCCCAATGACACACACTTCGGCAAGCAATGGCATTATGAATTGATCAACCTTCCCCAGGCATGGGACGTCACTCAGGGAAGCAGTAATGTCATCGTAGCGGTGCTTGATACCGGTGTGTTGGTCGGTCACCCGGACTTGAGTGCACGATTGATCTCTGGTTTCGATTTTGTCGATAACGATACGAACGCAAACGATGACGGCGATGATCCCCGGGGAGAAAGCAGCAGCTTTCATGGAACCCATGTGGCCGGCACCATCGGCGCTGAGACCCACAATAATTCGGGCGTAGCGGGGGTTACCCGGCAGACGCAGATCATGCCGCTCCGGGTTCTCGGCGAAGGAGGGGGAACCGATGCCGATATTGCGGAAGCGATCCTTCATGCCGCCGGCGGCGAAGATGAAAATGCTTCGAAGCTTGCCCACATTATCAATATGAGTCTCGGCGGTCAGGGCTTTAGCCAAACGATGCAGAATGCCATTAACAAGGCGAGGGAAAAAGGCGTCATCGTGGTGGCGGCGGCCGGCAACGAGAACACCAGCGCGCTTACTTCGCCCGCCGGTCTGGACGGGGTGATTTCGGTCTCGGCGGTCGATCTCAACGCAACAAAGGCTCCGTATTCCAACTTCGGATCGAGGGTGGACGTCGCGGCGCCCGGTGGGAACTCAGGAGCCGACTTAAACGGGGATGGCTTCCAGGATGGCGTCTTAAGCACGCAGGGAAACGACGCCGGCGAATTCGGCTTTCGGTTCCTCCAAGGAACATCGATGGCCGCTCCGCATGTCGCGGGGGTAATTGCATTGATGCTCGCCGTGAATCCTACTTTGACACCGACTGATATCGACCAGCTCCTCGCCGGGACCCACCCGGGTACCACCCAGCGGATTACGCGAGATCTCGGCGCCACCGGCCGGGATGATTTGTATGGCCACGGTCTCATCGATGCCGCCTTGGCGGTGCAGGCGGCGGGTGTAGTGCAAGGCGGAGGGACTCCTGCGACCGCCCCGATTCTCAGCGTCTCGACCACCTCGCTCGATTTCAACAATTACATCAACACGCTCCAAATCAATATCACCAATCCCGGAATCGGAACCCTCAACATCACCGAAATCACCGATGATGCCCCCTGGCTGACGGTCAGCCCGACGTCCGGAACGGCGCCGCTGACGGTGAACGCCGCCGTCGATCGAACAGGCCTTGCGGATGGGAACTATACCGCGACCATCACGATCACGTCAGATGCCCCACAAAACCCAACCGCGACGGTCACCGTGGAGATGACGGTCGGCGGAGAAACGTTGGGGAATGTCGGCACCGTCTTTGTTCTGGTAGTCGATGAAGCGTTCGAGACCGTGTCGGAGACCGCAACAAGCCGCGCGCAAAACTATACCTTCACCCTTCCGGAAACACCGCCCGGAACTTACACGATCGTGGCCGGGACCGACCGGGACGACGACGGCTTTATCTGCGACCTCGAAGACGCCTGCGGCTCTTTCCCGGAGCCGGTGACCGTGACGGCGGGAGAGGAGCGATCGGGGATCGAGATTCTGGTGGGAGATCTTGTCTCTCCCCAGCGCGCCAAGGCTGCGCCCGGCGGGACTCCCGGCAAAAAATTCAGGCGGCTTCAGTGA
- a CDS encoding pyridoxamine 5'-phosphate oxidase family protein, protein MSDIYREGHRKLQAQFDTRRMADRLDEAVVRDRFDEEDIEFIQGLDMFFLATVDDRGHPTCSYKAGEPGFVRVVDPRTLAFPNYDGNGMYLSMGNIAATRQVGMLFIDFENQTRMRVQGEATIDANDPLMADYPEAQFIVRVKAREVFPNCPRYIHQMHRVKRSDFVPKAGCETPVPGWKTREWVSDVLPEKDPARDPSRKKQER, encoded by the coding sequence ATGTCCGACATCTATCGTGAGGGGCACCGGAAGTTGCAAGCGCAGTTCGACACCCGCCGGATGGCCGACCGGCTGGACGAAGCGGTCGTGAGAGACCGCTTCGATGAAGAGGATATCGAGTTCATTCAGGGGCTCGATATGTTCTTCCTGGCGACGGTCGATGACCGCGGGCATCCGACCTGCTCTTACAAAGCGGGGGAGCCGGGGTTCGTCCGGGTGGTCGATCCCCGCACGTTGGCCTTTCCGAACTATGACGGCAACGGGATGTATCTTTCAATGGGGAACATCGCCGCGACCCGGCAGGTCGGAATGCTCTTTATCGATTTCGAAAACCAAACCCGGATGCGGGTGCAGGGCGAGGCGACAATCGACGCGAACGATCCGCTGATGGCCGACTATCCTGAAGCGCAGTTCATCGTCCGGGTGAAGGCGCGCGAGGTCTTCCCGAACTGTCCCCGCTACATCCACCAGATGCACCGGGTGAAGCGCTCCGACTTCGTCCCCAAGGCCGGCTGCGAGACCCCCGTTCCCGGCTGGAAGACAAGAGAGTGGGTCAGCGACGTCCTCCCGGAGAAAGACCCCGCGCGAGATCCGTCCCGGAAAAAACAGGAGCGGTGA
- a CDS encoding porin family protein, which translates to MIGRGVDMLSQPALLIKGLRAMFLHSKWFLAGGILCLLVAAQPSSAQEGPYLGLQAGYQTYQGDLDGNGTTLGLRGGYASSTPVSVELRAGYGDSRNYQLAAGVEYAFFQFEGFRPYVQVGWGWYGIEAELLSDQVRLKGHGPDIGLGFDYFSDARTSIGFGIAERFIRYESDDPRVRDNIDGRILLLTARWNVYY; encoded by the coding sequence ATGATCGGTCGGGGAGTCGACATGTTGTCTCAGCCTGCGTTGCTCATCAAGGGATTGCGTGCGATGTTTCTTCATTCGAAATGGTTCCTGGCCGGAGGGATCCTCTGTTTGCTCGTTGCCGCTCAACCCTCTTCGGCGCAGGAGGGCCCTTACCTCGGACTTCAAGCCGGTTATCAGACCTATCAGGGAGATCTCGACGGAAACGGCACGACGCTCGGCCTGCGCGGGGGGTATGCCTCTTCCACCCCGGTCTCCGTCGAGCTGCGGGCCGGTTACGGCGATTCAAGAAATTATCAGTTGGCCGCCGGGGTGGAATATGCCTTTTTTCAATTCGAAGGGTTTCGTCCCTATGTTCAGGTCGGCTGGGGGTGGTACGGCATCGAAGCGGAGCTTCTCTCGGATCAGGTTCGCCTAAAGGGGCACGGACCCGACATCGGCCTGGGGTTTGATTACTTCAGCGACGCGCGGACTTCCATCGGCTTTGGAATTGCGGAGCGTTTCATCCGTTATGAATCGGACGACCCACGCGTCCGGGACAACATCGATGGCCGGATCCTTCTCCTCACCGCGCGATGGAATGTCTACTACTGA